The Magnolia sinica isolate HGM2019 chromosome 9, MsV1, whole genome shotgun sequence sequence atagaaaaaacaaacaaacaagatTCGTAATATTgatcaaaaataacaaaattataattctaataaaaattctaaaaaataagaaaattttaaaactctaaaaataagaaaaatttaaaaattttcagaattattaaaaataataaaaaattttaaaaattttatttttgagctaaaagtgcgttttttttttttttttttaacaaaacgaACAGATGCAACCAACTATGTGAGTAGGTTCATCTCGGATGGCACATTTTAATAAAGATTAATAGGTTGTGTGTCCTGTAACGATACATGATTAAAAAGTTATGATTAATTTAGGGTCCACCTTCTTCTGGCGCAGCCATACTTGGAATACATCCGTGACAAGTTATGCATCAACTTCTATGAGCCACACAAATGAGAAAAATATAAATTTGCTCCTAAAACATCTAAATTGACGTGgcatggctcacttgagtcttggatcaggttAATTTTTGTATCTTCACTTCACCCCAGTGAGTTACACCTAataaacaggtttgatgaaagatacacgtTAAGGTGAACCCACACTCAAACCAATGATTGGCCTTGAATCCTTATGTTCCCCTTGTGGTGGTCCACCAGAGTTGTGGATTTCATATATTTTTGTCTCCAGGTCCCCGAATCAGGAacagaacctgatggacggagtggattttgatGGTGGATAACCGTACACAAGGGTCAtagaggaggatgagtcaccaccattttcaagatGGTGTAGAACTTTCAGTAGCCAGAGAAGGGCAAACCCTTTCCTATATAAAGGGCCCAACCCTCTTATTCTTCCGTGTAtgcaaacagagagagagagagagagagagagagagagagagagagagagagatgaaggggttTGTAGTGGAGATGGTAATGATGTTAGGTTTGATTTCGGTGGTGACTGCGGTGCCAGGAACTGCCACTTACTACACGGTTTATGTTCGTGAGTACCTGACAAACAGTTCTAACCAgaagctggtgggccccactgtgattttTTGATGACATCCAAGCCGACCATCAGATGCGTCCCATCAAGTTAGGCCCAGGACCCAGAAATCATGTCAATCTGTGATTTAGGTGGCTTCACGAAGGGAAACTGTTGGGGAAAGAAAGCCCACGATCCTTTCTGGGCCCCACCGTGCTCTGTATGCTGAATTTGCACCATTCATCCCCTTCATTTTCCATGGTTAATcgcataaaagaaaaaaaaatcaagacaTTTCGCAAATCAGGTACGCCCtgatgaaaatcaagggtggatggtcTCCCAACTGCTTCGGTTGGTGTGGCCCTCCTGAATTACGAATCATCCTGATATTTGGTATTTAAACATAGCAAGATGGGATACATCTGATGGATCGATTGGATGTCAACGATACATAATGGTAAAGCCCACCTTCCTTGACCACTTAATTTCCTAGAGGTTCTCAcccttttttaattattatttaatttattcTAAGTAAGTCGGGTGGGCCACAAGGGTTCAATGGACCCGATCAGGGTCAGGTCGAGTGCCTGTTTTTCTACTATGGATTGACAAGCCCTATAGGGCCAGGGCCAGGGCCGGGCCAGTGTTCAAGGAACTACGGTTGGGTTCGGGCCAAGGTTGGGCCAGACCATTACCATAACTATTTTGGGCTGAGTAGTATAGGCCCACTTTCGTAGCCCAGTCCATCATAACTTATTTGAAATTGATGGCTGGCTGGGTCAGGATCAGCTTCTAACCCAGACCAAGGCCCAACCGAGTCCAAGCCCTTCCCATATAGGGCTGGAACCGAAACTCGTTCCCAGACGTTTAAGTATTTAGATAGGGACCGTTTCTATAGCCCGACACGTACTCATGTTCTTAATTCATGGGCTTGATTTGGATGGTCCAACATTTCATTGGACCCACCATGGTTTAATACTTGTAACATCTCCAATATGATCCATGCTCATCTCTTTGAATATGCAATGGACAGCCTCGGCATGCTATGGCTACCAAGACAATGGCGTGATGATCGCTGCGGCCAGTGATTCTATCTGGGACAACGGGAACGCATGCGGGAGGCGCTATTCTGTGAGGTGCACTGGGCCTACAAACCAAGGTGTGCCCCAACCATGTAAAGGAACAAACGTCGTCGTAAAGATCGTTGATCGCTGCCCATCTCCGGGATGCCAAGCGACCATTGATCTATCTCAAGAAGCCTTCTCCACCATTGCCGACCCGAATGCCGGAAAAATCAACATCGACTACCAGCagtaagtcccatcaatcatctaTGTATTTTGGCAAGGGATGTCAATGGGCCGGGGCCAAAACCTGTCCATGACCCATTTATGATCCTTTACCATAACTATTTTTTTTTGGCCAATGATCATATCTACAATACGAGCATGGAAACGGGAGCGGATGTGTTACCCGTGGAGGTGTAcatgaatcgagctagctcgactcgattcgactcggttcgagctaattttttgaactcgaaaatgagtttcaagctggccccagctcgactcgactcggatcaaacctagCTTGAATCAAACTagctcggtgactcggttactttgatattgatgttgctcattaagtgtttgatgaaatgaatcAATGAAGTGTGTTCagtggcaaggaaagtatgtatataaagtcaataccctttttttttttcttgatttttataaaaccaataccttttttttttcttgatttttatgttgctttggaagtgtttgataaaataactataaaaccattgctgttgtcttaaatatagtgagatttCGAAGGTGCAGTCCAGATATTTGTGAAAATACTACAAAGGCAGAGTCAACTTGATTTTGGCCCGAACTGGCCGAGTTGCTAACCGaactgaactgagccgagctggctagtcaagttcaaggaccgagctgagtcaagttggagctgaggtcagctagtggccaagccgagccgagccccggttggactcgatgtacacccctagttaccCAGTTCACACcgacaccttagtgggtgttacccttgcaGTGGGCCCACCCTTGatgatatgttttatatccatgttatccatccgtttctccatctcattttagaattGGTTccgaaaaattaagcatatccatatcttagatggaccacactatatgaaacagtgttgattgagtggcttaccattaaaaattccaaagggccatcGTAAggttattgtaatgtttattttcaatccaacctgttgataatgtaaagaagatccaTATGAAtcgaaaatacaaatatcagattgatccaaaacttttgtagcccaccaaaagtttttaatgatcattcatcactttttctagtcgtatggttcacctgaaatttgggTATTCTTAAGATTTGGTATCTAGTACTaagatgagatggaaaaacagatggatggcgtggatatacaaaaatacatcaaggtgatccCCACATGGGTATACTATCTGTCTCGACCTGCAATCCATCCACACGCTTACTGATCTGGACCGCAAATTTAATGGGCTGCCACGTGGATGTACCATAGCCTGAAATTTATATTAATCAGATGTTCTTAACAATGAGATCAACATTACCAGTATCTAGATCGTTAGCTGATGTTATCAGCCACGATCCATAACAAAACCCATGCTCAGATGGTTTGGGCCATTCAATCAGCTTAATATCTTGACCATGAGCCATCGTACAAACAACCTTGTCTATTTATGTTGTTATCATCATCATTGATTATCTACTGATCTTATCTTATGAAATGTAGGGTTTGAAATGCTGCGTATGGAGAGAGGTGTGCGGTGCTATATATGTGTGTATCTCTATTTTTCAATGGTTCATATTTCATGTATggttgatgaggataatgtggtCCGTCTCCTGTGATGTTAGATGGATGGACTTCAATGTTATACATTAAAtaaaggcacacatctccttatttTATTTTCATCATCAAGTGGTTAAAAATGGATTGCCTGGTATCCATGGTGGCACgaatatgtggagcccaccgtgatgtttgtcttttaatatcctagccgtccatcagttttgctgcccaaaagatgaggctgatcaaGAGGTCGGGTGAACGAAACTAGGGTGATCACACGTATTTACTACATCCGGTTAGATGATTAGACAGTTAAGACTACTTTATATCTTTCTTATATTAATAATCTCATCAGGTTCAGGTGGTCcaaaataaaatgaagaaaatggacggttaggatggagGACCTTTGTTTGTTTAAATGCATCCGAGCCGTACATGAGGTGGTCTCCACCACGTGCATGATCTGACCAAAATGGGTGTTCCCTGGTTATAGAGTctctgaggggcccaccatgttgtatatattaATCGACTCCGCCCATCAGGCAGGAACCTTCATTTTAACCGTACATACAGAAGATCAAACCGATCAAAGACTCCTGTGGGCCACACAGATGGGAATAATGAAAAAATTGCTCCAAAAACCTTTAGGTTCGcgcagtatggcccacctgagtcttcgATCtggcatactttttttttttttttttttaattccacaTCCCAGAATCAAGAAcagaacctgatggatggagtggatttggacCGCCTGTCTAATCGTACAGAAGGGCCAcagaggaggatgagtcaccaccactttCAAGGTGACTTAGATTCAGTCGGCCCAATTCGGGTTTTAAGACTTGGACTCGTCCGAGTAAACTCAGGCCCAGTCCGATTCAACTCCATGAGACTGCTTAGACAAATCACCAATGACTCAACGAGTTTACCAACTCAGGATCAAGTCAGTTGAGTCACGACTCAACTCGATTCCGAGTCATTTAACTATGTTCTTCTGCGTTGGGAATGGACTCAGCTTCTTAACTTGTCGGGtggatttggatcaatctaaggCTTGATATCTTCTGCTGGGCCGTCCGATATTTCATCAAGCCCACTGCTGTCTAATACTTCTCAGATGTCTCCATCTGATATGTCCTGACCACCTTAAATTTGTGATGGACAGCCTCAGCATTTGCGGTTACCAAAACAATGGcacggtgtatgtgttatatccacaccatccatccatttttacagatgattttagggcatgagcctaaaaatgagacagatccaaagctcaagtgaaccaccttatagaaaacagtggtgtgaacaatgatgcccacccatagttgaaaccttcttagggccaccatgatatttacttgccatctgacctgttcataagctcacacagacctgaatgatgGACAAACACAAATATtcacttgatctgaaacttctatggctcctaaaaagttttcaatgattcacttaaggtttggatataactcaattTTGAACTCATGCAGTAAAATGACttgcaaaatagataaatggtggatataacacatacagcatACTGGGGCACAGAACTTTGACAAATATGACTTCGtaaaatgatatagcaaaatGGATAGATTATGTGGATATTGTAAGATCATTTGTGGAATTGTCGAACGACGTTATTgtgcattggatatggagatTAAAGGAGAGAGATACCTTAACCATCTGTGATGCCATTACTGTAGAATTCGGATGCCGATGGTCGAATTCAGGTGCCGGGATCTTATTCCAAATCTCATCGTTCCTAAGAAATTCTACTCGGAAAGGCTTGAAAAATAGACTTCCTCACATAGCCCAGTCTTCTCCGAGTCCACTAACTAAGAACTTCGACGGTTAATCGCGCGGGTGAAGGTTTAAGAGTTGAATCTCAGCAACCTTGTGAAGGGTCACACTTATATGAAATCTGATCAGATGATTACGCAGTTTAAGACCACTATATAGCCTGGTTGTATTGATCATCTCATCAGGTGCCCCAAAATAAGATGACCAAAATGGACGGTTAGTAAAAGATCACAGCTAACCATTATTAGTCATATGCATTTAGCCCATCTGATGACGGGACCATCCTAGATTTCGGGACAGGTACTTCTCATGGTAGGTTCCTGACTGGTACATATCCCTGGCCTCTCACACGTGTTATACTTCAGCACGTGTGACTTCAATCTATCCTCCCGCGAATGCTTGCTTGGGTATTTCCAAGTTTATCATTCGGTTTGTTGAGAGATATTGGACGGATGAGCTTTGCTTGTACAAAGGCATCCGTGCGATACATGTGGTGGCCCCCACCACGtggatgatttgaaaaaaaaaaaaaaatggtttttacATGTTGTAGAGTCCTGGTGGTTCATCTGGTACAGATGAGCTTTGCTTGGCTGGAATCATCTACCGCACCTGTTTTACCAAGCTGCGTAAGACACAGgcattatagggcccaccatatttctatgtaaatccactccgctAATCAGGTACAAACCGTTATTTGAACCGTACATGaaatatttaaactattaaaAGG is a genomic window containing:
- the LOC131256133 gene encoding EG45-like domain containing protein → MKGFVVEMVMMLGLISVVTAVPGTATYYTVYVPSACYGYQDNGVMIAAASDSIWDNGNACGRRYSVRCTGPTNQGVPQPCKGTNVVVKIVDRCPSPGCQATIDLSQEAFSTIADPNAGKINIDYQQ